In Nicotiana tabacum cultivar K326 chromosome 21, ASM71507v2, whole genome shotgun sequence, one DNA window encodes the following:
- the LOC107814278 gene encoding 2-methyl-6-phytyl-1,4-hydroquinone methyltransferase, chloroplastic translates to MASSILSGAENFKIHSGISPSELHIKCFPQKGLVNFSRISNPKSRTLRTKCSVSSSRPASQPRFIQHKKEAFWFYRFLSIVYDHVINPGHWTEDMRDEALEPAELNSRQLQVVDVGGGTGFTTLGIVKHVDAKNVTIIDQSPHQLAKAREKEPLKECKILEGDAEDLPFPTDTFDRYVSAGSIEYWPDPQRGIKEAYRVLTIGGVACLIGPVYPTFWLSRFFADMWMLFPKEEEYIEWFKKAGFAQVKLKRIGPKWYRGVRRHGLIMGCSVTGVKPYFGESPLKLGPKVEDVSKPVNPFIFLVRFLLGITAATYYVLVPIYMWIKDQITPKGQPI, encoded by the exons ATGGCTTCTTCAATACTAAGTGGAGCTGAAAATTTCAAGATTCATAGTGGTATTTCTCCATCAGAATTACACATCAAGTGTTTTCCTCAAAAGGGTCTTGTAAATTTCTCAAgaatttcaaatcccaaatcaagaacCCTAAGAACAAAATGCAGTGTATCATCTTCAAGACCAGCTTCACAACCAAGATTTATACAACACAAAAAAGAAGCATTTTGGTTTTATAGATTTTTATCTATAGTATATGACCATGTTATAAATCCAGGTCATTGGACTGAAGATATGAGAGATGAAGCACTTGAACCAGCTGAATTAAACAGTAGACAATTACAAGTTGTTGATGTTGGTGGTGGGACTGGATTTACTACACTTGGTATTGTTAAACATGTTGATGCTAAGAATGTTACAATTATTGATCAATCACCTCATCAACTTGCTAAAGCTAGAGAAAAAGAACCTTTAAAAGAATGTAAAATATTGGAAGGAGATGCTGAGGATTTACCTTTTCCTACTGATACTTTTGATAGATATGTTTCTGCTGGAAG CATTGAGTACTGGCCAGATCCACAGCGCGGTATCAAGGAAGCATACCGAGTACTGACCATAGGTGGTGTTGCCTGCTTAATTGGTCCTGTGTACCCGACGTTTTGGCTATCTCGCTTCTTTGCTGATATGTGGATGCTCTTTCCAAAAGAAGAGGAGTATATAGAGTGGTTTAAAAAGGCTGGTTTTGCACAAGTTAAACTCAAGAGGATTGGCCCAAAATGGTATCGTGGTGTCCGTCGCCATGGCTTGATCATGGGTTGTTCTGTGACTGGTGTCAAGCCATATTTCGGGGAATCTCCGTTGAAG CTCGGTCCGAAGGTTGAGGATGTGAGCAAGCCTGTAAACCCATTCATATTTCTCGTGCGATTCCTCCTTGGCATAACTGCTGCAACTTATTACGTGCTCGTTCCAATATACATGTGGATTAAGGATCAAATCACCCCGAAAGGTCAGCCGATCTGA